In Deinococcus maricopensis DSM 21211, one genomic interval encodes:
- a CDS encoding MarR family winged helix-turn-helix transcriptional regulator produces the protein MNAPPQHDPALQFLSAYWLVYRALAERIEDHLNAHVGLDLRDFMALSHLQNPDYTTPSALARALHLPRYVISRTLDTLTRAGAVTHTADPRDARRLHYTLTPHGTHLLTLGFDLVRTLTNPLLDELGPDAPHATRTLERLLGLAAHLPTPKETA, from the coding sequence ATGAACGCCCCCCCGCAACACGACCCCGCCCTGCAATTCCTCAGCGCGTACTGGCTCGTGTACCGCGCGCTCGCCGAACGCATCGAGGACCACCTCAATGCGCACGTCGGCCTGGACTTGCGCGACTTCATGGCCCTCAGCCACCTCCAGAACCCCGACTACACCACCCCCTCCGCCCTCGCCCGCGCCCTGCACCTCCCGCGCTACGTCATCAGCCGCACCCTCGACACCCTCACCCGCGCCGGCGCCGTCACCCACACCGCCGACCCGCGCGACGCCCGCCGCCTCCACTACACCCTCACCCCCCACGGCACCCACCTGCTCACCCTCGGGTTCGACCTCGTCCGCACCCTCACCAACCCCCTACTCGACGAACTCGGCCCCGACGCCCCCCACGCCACCCGTACCCTGGAGCGCCTGCTCGGCCTCGCCGCGCACCTCCCTACCCCCAAGGAGACCGCATGA
- a CDS encoding cytochrome c biogenesis CcdA family protein, with the protein MSSAPTVTIAFLAGLVSFLSPCVLPLVPSYLGVLGGARAPMTRALGFVLGFGLVFVALGATASSLGALLLQYKYLIGRVAAVLIILFGLVMLGVIRLPFLMRDTRTALYGADRYGAVALGAAFAFGWSPCLGPVLGSILGLAASGASLPLGVGLLAAYTLGLAVPFLLAGLLWNRLNLRALNKYSPVFEKIGGALLVLVGTLIVTGAFTRLNSFFFEVTPAWLRL; encoded by the coding sequence ATGAGCAGCGCGCCCACCGTCACCATCGCCTTCCTCGCGGGCCTCGTGTCGTTCCTGTCCCCGTGCGTGCTCCCGCTGGTGCCGTCGTACCTGGGCGTGCTGGGCGGCGCGCGCGCCCCCATGACGCGCGCGCTGGGGTTCGTGCTGGGGTTCGGGCTGGTGTTCGTGGCGCTCGGCGCGACTGCCAGTTCCCTCGGCGCGCTGCTGCTGCAGTACAAGTACCTGATCGGACGCGTCGCGGCGGTCCTGATCATCCTGTTCGGCCTGGTGATGCTGGGCGTCATTCGCCTGCCGTTCCTGATGCGAGACACCCGCACGGCGCTGTACGGCGCGGACCGCTACGGCGCCGTGGCGCTCGGCGCGGCGTTCGCGTTCGGGTGGAGCCCGTGCCTCGGGCCGGTGCTGGGCAGCATTCTGGGCCTCGCGGCGAGTGGCGCGAGCCTCCCGCTGGGCGTGGGCCTGCTCGCCGCGTACACGCTGGGCCTCGCCGTGCCGTTCCTGCTGGCCGGCCTGCTGTGGAACCGCCTGAACCTGCGCGCCCTGAACAAATACAGCCCGGTGTTCGAGAAGATCGGCGGGGCGCTGCTGGTCCTCGTGGGCACCCTGATCGTGACGGGGGCGTTCACGCGCCTAAACAGCTTCTTCTTCGAGGTCACGCCCGCGTGGCTGCGGCTGTAA